The window GCGTACCCCAGCTCCATGAAGAGCACCACCTCCCCCGCGTCTTCCGGCGGTGCGTAGGTCTCCGGCAACAGGCCGGGCAGGCGGTCGCGCAACTCGTCCAGCTCGGCGCGGAATCCCAGCCTGGTGCCGGTGCGCAGCAGATCCGCGCCCAGCCAGGGCGGCGTCTCCGACGCCAGGTCGCCGGTGGCGGCGGCGTAGGCCAAGGCGGCGTGGCGGTAGGCCAGGAACGCCTCGTTGGTCTCCCCTCCCCATTCGTGGAGCATGCCGCGCAGGTAGTGCAGGAAGGCGTTGTTGTCCAGGGCCGGGTCGTGCTCGCCCCCCTCGCCCGCGGCGGCGGCCGTCTCCATCCATTCGCGCAGCCGGATCTCGGCCTTGCGCGCCTCCACCAGGACCTCGCCGCGCTCGCCCAGGTAGACGTAGTTCAGGGCCCGATAGTAGGGCACCAGGACCATCTCGTAGGGCTTGGCCCGGTAGTCGATGGCGCCGTCGCTGGTGATCAGGGAGATGGCCGCCTGGCTGATGCTGCGCGTGTAGAGGTCCGCGGCCAGCAGCTCGGCCTCCTCGAAGACCTCGTTGGACTCGCGCCAGCGGTCGGCGTAATGCAGGACGAGTCCGCGCTCCAGCAGGTTGAGCAGACGATCGTGTCCCTTGGCGCCGTCGTCGATGACCTTCAGGGCCGCATCGTAGTCGCCGTCGGTCAGATCGCTGCGCAGCATACGGTTGCGCTCGACGTAGGTGGAGCACCCCGACAGCATCGTTCCCGCCAGCAGCAGGGCCAGGGAGATGGCCGCGGCGGACGCCGCGGCCCCTCTGCGCATGCGCGGCGGCTCGATCACGGACGATAACCGTCGCGGCTGACGTACTTCTTGATCTTCTTGAAGCCCGCCCAGGCCTTGGTGTTGTCCTGGAGGTCGATCAGGTAGACGTCCACCTGGTAGAACTTGACCTCGTCGCCCTCCTCGCGATCGATGATCGTGTTGATCTCGCCGAGCATGATGTAGTCGGCGCCCAGCTCGCGGCCCCACTGCTTCATGGACTCCTGCGAGGCGTACTGCTGCTGGTCGGCCCGCTCGTCGCGCAGCTGCTCGCGCTGCTCCGCGGTGGCGACCATGCGCACGCGCCCGGAATTGATGAAGGCGCGCTCCACGTCGGCCATGAAGGGGTTGACGGGGATGTGCTCGGACGACTTGTTGGCGATGTTGCCCACGATCACCGCGGGCTTCTTGCCGTGGGCCAGCAGGTGGTTCTCGACCCAGGGGCTCGTGGTCGCCTGGGCGATGAGCTCCTCGGCCACCAGCCGGCTGTCGGCGTCGTTCCAGCGGCCGGAGAGGTCGATTGTAGTGTCGGTGCCGACGCGGGTGACGGTCTTGCCGCCACCGCAGCCGCCGAGCAGCGCCAGGGCGGCGATCAGCGTCAACAGGGTCGCCAGGGTCGTTGGCCGATTGTTTCGCACGGTAGCCTCCTTCGTTCAACCGTCAATCTTGGGGGGCCTTTCGCGCCGTCCCCTCTTACGGACATCGCATTTTCAGGATGCCCTCTTTTTGGGTCGAAAACCGGGTCGGTTCGGGCACGACGGGTCGATGCTACAAGATACGGGCCAGAATCGGGATGATAAGCTGTTGCGGTGCGCTCCCGTCGCGTGGAGTATAACGGTGGCCGGGCCACAAACCAACGGAGAATGGGGCGATGAGCGATCACGGTCTTTTCCTGCTGACGAACGCCGAACCGCTGGTGACCCTGGACGGCGAACGGCGCATCCTGGACAGCGGCTGGGTGGCGTCCCGTGAGGGTCTGATCACGGCGGTGGGCGCCGGCGACCCGCCCGGGGAGATCGACGGCGCGCCGCTGGCCGCTTACGAACGGCTCGACGCACGCGGCTGCGTCGTACTGCCCGGCCTGGTCAACACCCACCACCACCTCTACCAGACGCGGACGCGGGCCTGGCCCGGCACGGTGGACGCCGAGCTCTTCGCCTGGCTGCGCACGCTTTATCCCGTCTGGGCGCAGCTCACCGACGAGGACTTCCACGCGGCGGCGCTGGTCGGGTGTCGCGAGCTGCTCGGCAGCGGCTGCACGACCACCACCGACCACCAGTACCTCTTTCCCCGGGGCGCCTCGCCCGAGCTGATCGACATCACCATCGACGCCGCCCGCGAGGCCGGCATCCGCTTCCACCCCACCCGCGGCAGCATGTCGCGTTCGCAGAAGGACGGGGGCCTGCCCCCGGACTCCGTGGTGCAGGATCCCGAGACCATCCTCGCCGACAGCGAGCGGCTGATCGCGAAATACCACGATCCCGCGCCGGGCGCCATGGTGCGCATCGCGCTCGCGCCCTGCTCGCCGTTCTCGATCACCCCCGAATTGATGATCGCCACGGCGGAGCTCGCCCGCGCGCACGGCGTACGCCTGCATACGCATCTCTCCGAGACGCGCGACGAGGACGCCTACTGCCGCGAGGTCTACGGCATGCGGCCGGTGGACCTGCTGGAGGATACCGGCTGGCTGGCCGACGACGTCTGGCTGGCCCACGGCATCTGGTTCGACGAGGAGGAGGTCGCGAGGCTCGGGTGCGCCGGCGTGGCGATCGCCCACTGTCCGACGTCCAACATGCGGCTGG of the bacterium genome contains:
- a CDS encoding penicillin-binding protein activator LpoB, which codes for MATLLTLIAALALLGGCGGGKTVTRVGTDTTIDLSGRWNDADSRLVAEELIAQATTSPWVENHLLAHGKKPAVIVGNIANKSSEHIPVNPFMADVERAFINSGRVRMVATAEQREQLRDERADQQQYASQESMKQWGRELGADYIMLGEINTIIDREEGDEVKFYQVDVYLIDLQDNTKAWAGFKKIKKYVSRDGYRP
- a CDS encoding 8-oxoguanine deaminase; its protein translation is MSDHGLFLLTNAEPLVTLDGERRILDSGWVASREGLITAVGAGDPPGEIDGAPLAAYERLDARGCVVLPGLVNTHHHLYQTRTRAWPGTVDAELFAWLRTLYPVWAQLTDEDFHAAALVGCRELLGSGCTTTTDHQYLFPRGASPELIDITIDAAREAGIRFHPTRGSMSRSQKDGGLPPDSVVQDPETILADSERLIAKYHDPAPGAMVRIALAPCSPFSITPELMIATAELARAHGVRLHTHLSETRDEDAYCREVYGMRPVDLLEDTGWLADDVWLAHGIWFDEEEVARLGCAGVAIAHCPTSNMRLGSGICRVRELRAAGCPVGLAVDGSASNDSSDLLAELRQCLLLHRVLGGASAMTVGEVLEMATLGGAACLGRDDIGALEPGRACDLALFDLDDPTYDRVGDRVAALLLCRPTRARSVVVGGRIIAL